The following proteins are encoded in a genomic region of Protaetiibacter sp. SSC-01:
- a CDS encoding bifunctional 3'-5' exonuclease/DNA polymerase, with protein sequence MFLAVSAPAPDLVEVVRLDADGAEVSRELIPRDRFAAWAAEEERAHPRWVWSDTKRWYPALLRAGVRVERCIDLRMCRLILRTASAAAGTELARAPRDRWDGPAHAASAASDALFELEEPEPDDDPAEELRRQRAAIAASTSPGRLSLLTAADSVGALVAVELEHAGLPWDPARHDRILVELLGERMPGARPAHMETLAAEIRAALDDPDVNPDSPPALLKSLQRAGLRVGSTSRWELKGIDHPAVAPLLAYKKLARLYTANGWAWLGEWVRDGRFRPVYVPAGVVTGRWASDGGGALQLPKQVRAAVVPDPGWKLVVADAAQLEPRVLAAMSGDVAMARAGRAHDLYQGMVDSGAVETREQAKYGMLGAIYGGTTGESGRMRPRIERAFPRAMAYVEAAARAGEAGDVVSTWLGRTSPPGRDAAYDETRTDAERARARSDGRAWGRFTRNFVVQGTAAEWALCWMGSLRRMLWQLGGGDADARPLTERPHLVFFLHDELIVHAPAELADAAADAMRAAAAEAGRILFGTAPVEFPVTVAVVDSYADAK encoded by the coding sequence GTGTTCCTCGCCGTGAGCGCCCCCGCGCCCGACCTCGTCGAGGTGGTGCGGCTCGACGCCGACGGTGCTGAGGTCTCCCGCGAGCTCATCCCGCGCGATCGGTTCGCGGCGTGGGCCGCGGAGGAGGAACGCGCGCACCCCCGGTGGGTGTGGTCCGACACCAAGCGCTGGTATCCGGCGTTGCTCCGTGCGGGCGTGCGCGTCGAGCGCTGCATCGACCTGCGGATGTGCCGCCTCATCCTGCGCACCGCGTCCGCCGCCGCGGGCACGGAGCTCGCACGGGCGCCCCGCGACCGCTGGGACGGGCCCGCGCACGCGGCCTCCGCCGCCTCCGACGCCCTCTTCGAGCTCGAGGAGCCCGAGCCAGACGACGACCCCGCCGAGGAGCTGCGCCGGCAGCGCGCCGCGATCGCCGCGAGCACCTCTCCGGGTCGCCTCTCGCTGCTCACGGCCGCCGACAGCGTCGGCGCCCTCGTGGCCGTCGAGCTCGAGCACGCCGGACTCCCGTGGGACCCGGCGCGTCACGACCGCATCCTCGTCGAGCTGCTCGGCGAGCGGATGCCGGGCGCCCGCCCCGCGCATATGGAGACGCTCGCAGCCGAGATCCGCGCAGCCCTCGACGACCCCGACGTGAACCCCGACTCGCCCCCTGCCCTGCTCAAGAGCCTGCAGCGCGCGGGCCTCCGCGTCGGCAGCACGAGCCGCTGGGAGCTCAAGGGCATCGACCACCCCGCGGTCGCGCCGCTGCTCGCCTACAAGAAGCTCGCGCGCCTCTACACGGCCAACGGATGGGCGTGGCTCGGCGAGTGGGTGCGCGACGGCCGTTTCCGCCCGGTCTACGTGCCCGCGGGCGTCGTGACCGGACGCTGGGCGTCCGACGGCGGCGGGGCGCTCCAGTTGCCGAAGCAGGTGCGCGCGGCCGTCGTGCCCGACCCGGGCTGGAAGCTCGTCGTGGCCGACGCGGCCCAGCTGGAGCCGCGCGTGCTCGCGGCGATGTCGGGCGATGTGGCGATGGCGCGTGCGGGGCGGGCGCACGACCTCTACCAGGGCATGGTCGACTCGGGCGCGGTCGAGACCCGCGAGCAGGCGAAGTACGGCATGCTCGGCGCGATCTACGGCGGCACCACGGGGGAGTCGGGACGGATGCGCCCTCGCATCGAGCGCGCCTTCCCGCGCGCCATGGCGTACGTCGAGGCCGCCGCACGAGCGGGCGAGGCGGGCGACGTCGTCAGCACGTGGCTCGGCCGCACCTCGCCGCCGGGCCGAGACGCCGCCTACGACGAGACCCGCACCGACGCCGAGCGGGCCCGCGCCCGCAGCGACGGGCGCGCGTGGGGCCGCTTCACGCGCAACTTCGTCGTGCAGGGCACGGCGGCCGAGTGGGCGCTGTGCTGGATGGGGTCGCTGCGCCGGATGCTGTGGCAGCTCGGCGGGGGAGACGCCGACGCGCGCCCGCTCACCGAGCGACCGCACCTCGTGTTCTTCCTCCACGACGAGCTCATCGTGCACGCGCCCGCGGAGCTCGCCGACGCGGCCGCAGATGCGATGCGGGCGGCCGCAGCGGAGGCGGGCCGCATCCTCTTCGGCACCGCTCCCGTCGAGTTCCCCGTCACGGTCGCCGTCGTCGACAGCTACGCCGACGCGAAGTAG
- a CDS encoding VanZ family protein: MRTLLLRIVFAAYLVALGFLVWSPQPLGGESSILAVPARWIASWGVPYRLAYDVLEVGGNIALFVPFGVFALTAYRWMRVWSATLAGLVTSGIIEGVQLFLPTRFSTVSDLIANTSGALLGALLVAGGRRIRDRRDERDAALSAAASRPS; encoded by the coding sequence GTGCGCACCCTTCTGCTCCGGATCGTGTTCGCCGCGTACCTCGTGGCGCTCGGGTTCCTCGTGTGGTCGCCGCAGCCGCTCGGCGGCGAGTCGAGCATCCTCGCCGTGCCGGCGCGGTGGATCGCGTCGTGGGGCGTGCCGTACCGGCTCGCCTACGACGTGCTCGAGGTCGGCGGGAACATCGCGCTCTTCGTGCCGTTCGGCGTGTTCGCCCTCACCGCCTACCGCTGGATGCGGGTGTGGTCGGCGACGCTCGCGGGCCTCGTCACGAGCGGGATCATCGAGGGCGTGCAGCTGTTCCTGCCGACGCGCTTCTCGACGGTCTCCGACCTGATCGCCAACACCTCGGGCGCGCTCCTCGGCGCGCTCCTCGTGGCGGGCGGGCGCCGCATCCGGGACCGCCGCGACGAGCGCGACGCGGCGCTCAGTGCAGCGGCGAGCCGTCCTTCTTGA
- a CDS encoding DUF1684 domain-containing protein, protein MTDTAAPAAPQTPEEQFAFFHSRRELAVVQPQGSLALTTTQVIDAEQTVWGVPGTWAPRTDGGSGVLLTAAASDGIRVDGALVDGTVEVRGKDDAKPSDIRFSDTVTGFVISQEGGLYAVRVFDAESEAIQEFGQIDAFAYDPEWVITADWSLNPEGTTLGFEHLKDDGKTRDEVVPGRITFTRDGVDYDLAAFKSGRALQLVFADATNGDSTYSVGRFLYVAPNPDGTITLDFNRAVLPPCAFSYAFNCPLPPKQNRFPFAIEAGEKLPLKKDGSPLH, encoded by the coding sequence ATGACCGACACCGCAGCACCCGCCGCCCCGCAGACCCCGGAGGAGCAGTTCGCGTTCTTCCACTCGCGCCGGGAGCTCGCTGTCGTGCAGCCGCAGGGCAGCCTCGCGCTCACGACGACGCAGGTGATCGACGCCGAGCAGACCGTGTGGGGCGTGCCGGGAACGTGGGCTCCGCGCACCGACGGCGGCTCGGGCGTGCTGCTCACCGCGGCGGCCTCCGACGGCATCCGCGTCGACGGTGCGCTCGTCGACGGCACCGTCGAGGTGCGCGGCAAGGACGACGCGAAGCCGTCCGACATCCGTTTCAGCGACACGGTCACGGGCTTCGTCATCTCGCAGGAGGGCGGCCTCTACGCGGTGCGCGTGTTCGACGCCGAGTCGGAGGCCATCCAGGAGTTCGGGCAGATCGACGCGTTCGCCTACGACCCCGAGTGGGTCATCACGGCCGACTGGTCGCTCAATCCCGAGGGCACGACCCTCGGCTTCGAGCACCTCAAAGACGACGGCAAGACGCGCGACGAGGTCGTGCCGGGCCGCATCACCTTCACGCGCGACGGCGTCGACTACGACCTCGCGGCGTTCAAGTCGGGCCGCGCGCTGCAGCTCGTGTTCGCGGATGCGACGAACGGCGACAGCACCTACAGCGTCGGCCGGTTCCTGTACGTCGCACCGAACCCCGACGGCACGATCACGCTCGACTTCAACCGCGCCGTGCTGCCGCCGTGCGCCTTCAGCTACGCGTTCAACTGCCCGCTGCCGCCGAAGCAGAACCGGTTCCCGTTCGCGATCGAGGCGGGGGAGAAGCTCCCGCTCAAGAAGGACGGCTCGCCGCTGCACTGA
- a CDS encoding SCO7613 C-terminal domain-containing membrane protein, translating into MTWTDDVARFVLDVDACPRCHTRTWGGLPALRDGVCARCGADVREAGAELWEASQELVAAARRRQAIVDALPTAVAAAASASPVATAAAAAPPAVAGAAPVAKPVERPRSAVSLQSVLAVVGAGLLAVAAIVFTFLNPDLTDFSTRTTIIGVVTAVFLGGAWLLHSRRLQFSAEAVGALGMVFLALDVWAFSRVAPDGLSAWFFGALGLAVSGAVMVAVGAWLRMRTWLWSGLVGLALVPALVGYGFDELRVFSPADVATAWGHVAVLLVGWGLIELTRPLGRRMASPLRADRVAITVLQLLAILLTLVIAATWMFRGDDLRLASAAVLGALAVGALLSTRGVAPVLWSIVSGLLVSGALVQLALTVPVRDGWQPVSLAVAVTLPVVATAVIRRMGSINRSALLVTQLIVAAFLALPAIVLILAYGATALALTWMSRREPWVVEPVTAEGALVAVISLGVIATGVWAASRGVRTPAAAGLLAATARWVLVPAAAGLPLVAPAHVAAVVAISLGLSAASSLALLFVPRVRDSRLTLRAPIAMVAYGGVVEAIGFSWPHAELAGVAGALAVGAIALAARSASPRIRPLHTGLGFGYAIIAGAAALSLTELGTLPVLCLLTSGAALVAIAASVTSWLPVGSWYAVLGVTAVPFGIGVFSVLTERSGWTALSTGVILLLAVTLLLTRRTGAGLLLRAGAAALIVPTLAVVVVCLTAQLLTVSGSPYALVIIAVLVACALPTTGLVRAGLLRYGMPEPIADAVRLAIEASSLVTGAIAVVLALVRAAAGLEIAFVVLLVLGIGAAATALWMRRRYGWWTAAASWTGALWCAWALAGVTVVEPYLLPPALAAITVGTILLARRRTAAPRSAAALVATGLGIAVVPSLALLAITGNGTGTSFEAASELWRAYALLAGGVVLVVLAALVTRPAGVVPTRFESIRPALLLAAVVAGAAGTVQGVRLAWEVDALPIADMHQMAQVFGFAILGAGIAGAAGVLAVTAGTRSRWVFAPALLFLAIGPMAAIRNDPAAIWTLWGLELALLLAMIATVWRAREGAVHLPPVWFQWALAWTVAVTAWSQREILRVEGFSIPLGIALVIVGAIAFARGRRDSEPRTLHTWPIGFSGSWATLAPGIIATLLPSVMATFTDPQTWRAILVIAFALIAVLVGARKTLAAPFILGISALPLEILVVFLVQLGDTINPLLWWITLATAGIVLLVIAVGWERRTGADASLAARIRDLR; encoded by the coding sequence ATGACCTGGACCGACGACGTCGCGCGCTTCGTGCTCGACGTGGACGCCTGCCCGCGCTGTCACACCCGCACCTGGGGCGGTCTCCCGGCCCTCCGCGATGGGGTCTGCGCGCGGTGCGGCGCGGATGTGCGCGAGGCCGGCGCCGAGCTCTGGGAGGCGTCCCAGGAACTCGTCGCGGCGGCACGGCGGCGCCAGGCCATCGTCGACGCGCTCCCGACCGCGGTGGCGGCCGCGGCATCCGCTTCCCCTGTTGCGACGGCGGCTGCGGCGGCACCCCCTGCGGTCGCCGGGGCCGCGCCCGTCGCGAAGCCCGTCGAACGCCCCCGCTCCGCCGTGAGCCTTCAGTCGGTGCTCGCCGTCGTCGGCGCGGGGCTCCTCGCGGTCGCGGCGATCGTCTTCACCTTCCTCAACCCCGACCTCACCGACTTCTCGACGCGCACGACGATCATCGGAGTCGTCACCGCCGTGTTCCTGGGCGGCGCGTGGCTGCTGCACAGCCGCCGCCTGCAGTTCTCGGCCGAGGCCGTCGGCGCGCTCGGCATGGTGTTCCTCGCGCTCGACGTCTGGGCGTTCTCGCGCGTCGCCCCCGACGGGCTGAGCGCCTGGTTCTTCGGCGCGCTCGGCCTCGCCGTGAGCGGCGCCGTCATGGTGGCCGTCGGTGCGTGGCTTCGGATGCGCACCTGGCTGTGGTCGGGGCTCGTCGGCCTCGCGCTCGTGCCGGCCCTCGTCGGCTACGGCTTCGACGAGCTGCGTGTGTTCTCCCCCGCCGACGTCGCGACGGCGTGGGGCCACGTCGCCGTCCTGCTCGTCGGATGGGGCCTCATCGAGCTCACGCGCCCGCTCGGGCGGCGGATGGCGTCGCCGCTGCGCGCGGACCGCGTGGCGATCACGGTGCTGCAGCTGCTGGCGATCCTCCTCACGCTCGTCATCGCGGCCACCTGGATGTTCCGCGGCGACGACCTGCGGCTCGCGAGCGCTGCCGTGCTCGGGGCGCTCGCCGTGGGCGCGCTCCTCAGCACCCGAGGTGTCGCCCCCGTGCTGTGGAGCATCGTCTCGGGCCTGCTCGTGTCGGGCGCCCTCGTCCAGCTCGCGCTCACCGTGCCCGTGCGCGACGGCTGGCAGCCCGTCTCCCTCGCCGTCGCCGTGACGCTCCCCGTCGTCGCAACGGCGGTCATCCGCCGGATGGGCAGCATCAACCGCTCGGCTCTGCTCGTGACCCAGCTGATCGTCGCCGCCTTCCTCGCGCTGCCCGCGATCGTGCTGATCCTCGCGTACGGGGCGACCGCACTCGCCCTCACGTGGATGTCGCGCCGCGAGCCCTGGGTCGTCGAGCCCGTGACCGCGGAGGGCGCACTCGTCGCGGTGATCTCCCTCGGCGTCATCGCGACGGGCGTCTGGGCGGCCTCGCGCGGCGTGCGCACCCCCGCAGCCGCCGGGCTCCTCGCAGCCACGGCGCGCTGGGTGCTCGTGCCGGCCGCCGCGGGGCTCCCCCTCGTCGCCCCCGCTCACGTCGCCGCCGTCGTCGCCATCTCGCTCGGGCTGTCGGCGGCGTCGTCGCTCGCGCTCCTGTTCGTGCCGCGCGTGCGCGACTCGCGGCTCACCCTGCGGGCGCCCATCGCCATGGTCGCCTACGGCGGCGTCGTCGAGGCCATCGGGTTCTCGTGGCCGCATGCCGAGCTCGCGGGCGTCGCGGGAGCCCTGGCGGTCGGGGCGATCGCGCTCGCGGCCCGGTCGGCGTCGCCCCGCATCCGCCCCCTCCACACGGGGCTCGGCTTCGGCTACGCCATCATCGCGGGCGCCGCGGCGCTCAGCCTCACCGAGCTGGGCACGCTGCCGGTGCTGTGCCTGCTCACGAGCGGCGCCGCACTCGTCGCGATCGCGGCATCCGTCACCTCGTGGCTGCCGGTCGGCAGCTGGTACGCCGTGCTCGGCGTGACCGCCGTGCCGTTCGGCATCGGCGTCTTCTCGGTTCTCACCGAGCGCAGCGGCTGGACAGCGCTCTCGACGGGCGTCATCCTGCTGCTCGCCGTGACGCTCCTGCTGACGCGGCGCACGGGTGCGGGGCTGCTGCTGCGCGCGGGGGCGGCGGCGCTCATCGTGCCGACGCTCGCCGTCGTCGTCGTGTGCCTCACGGCGCAGCTGCTGACCGTGAGCGGCTCGCCGTACGCGCTCGTCATCATCGCGGTGCTCGTCGCGTGCGCGCTGCCCACCACGGGCCTCGTGCGCGCCGGTCTCTTGCGTTACGGCATGCCGGAGCCGATCGCGGACGCGGTGCGGCTCGCGATCGAGGCGTCGTCGCTCGTCACGGGGGCGATCGCCGTCGTGCTCGCCCTTGTGCGTGCCGCCGCGGGCCTCGAGATCGCTTTCGTCGTGCTGCTCGTGCTCGGCATCGGCGCCGCGGCCACGGCCCTCTGGATGCGGCGACGCTACGGCTGGTGGACGGCCGCGGCATCCTGGACGGGCGCCCTGTGGTGCGCGTGGGCGCTCGCGGGCGTCACGGTCGTCGAGCCCTACCTGCTGCCGCCCGCCCTCGCGGCGATCACGGTCGGCACGATCCTGCTCGCGCGCCGTCGCACCGCGGCTCCGCGCTCAGCGGCGGCGCTCGTCGCGACGGGCCTGGGCATCGCCGTCGTGCCGTCGCTCGCCCTGCTGGCGATCACGGGCAACGGCACGGGCACCTCGTTCGAGGCGGCGTCGGAGCTGTGGCGCGCCTACGCGCTCCTCGCGGGCGGTGTCGTGCTCGTCGTGCTCGCAGCGCTCGTGACGCGCCCCGCGGGAGTCGTGCCGACGCGCTTCGAGAGCATCCGTCCGGCCCTGCTGCTCGCCGCCGTCGTGGCGGGCGCCGCCGGCACGGTGCAGGGGGTGCGCCTCGCCTGGGAGGTCGACGCGCTGCCGATCGCCGACATGCACCAGATGGCGCAGGTGTTCGGCTTCGCGATCCTCGGCGCGGGTATCGCGGGCGCGGCTGGTGTGCTCGCCGTCACGGCGGGCACGCGCTCGCGCTGGGTGTTCGCGCCCGCGTTGCTCTTCCTCGCGATCGGACCGATGGCGGCGATCCGCAACGACCCCGCCGCGATCTGGACGCTGTGGGGCCTCGAGCTCGCGCTCCTGCTCGCCATGATCGCCACCGTATGGCGGGCGCGCGAGGGTGCCGTGCACCTGCCGCCCGTGTGGTTCCAGTGGGCGCTCGCGTGGACGGTCGCCGTGACGGCGTGGAGCCAGCGCGAGATCCTGCGCGTCGAGGGCTTCTCGATCCCGCTCGGCATCGCGCTCGTCATCGTCGGCGCGATCGCGTTCGCGCGGGGGCGACGCGACAGCGAGCCCCGCACGCTCCACACGTGGCCGATCGGCTTCTCCGGCTCCTGGGCGACCCTCGCGCCCGGCATCATCGCGACGCTCCTGCCCTCGGTCATGGCGACCTTCACCGACCCGCAGACGTGGCGCGCCATCCTCGTGATCGCGTTCGCGCTCATCGCGGTGCTCGTGGGCGCCCGCAAGACGCTCGCGGCGCCGTTCATCCTCGGGATCTCGGCGCTCCCGCTCGAGATCCTCGTGGTGTTCCTCGTGCAGCTCGGCGACACGATCAACCCGCTCCTGTGGTGGATCACGCTCGCGACGGCGGGCATCGTGCTGCTCGTCATCGCGGTCGGCTGGGAGCGCCGGACGGGAGCGGATGCGTCGCTCGCCGCCCGCATCCGCGACCTGCGGTAG